A genomic stretch from Achromobacter spanius includes:
- the nuoK gene encoding NADH-quinone oxidoreductase subunit NuoK has product MTLTLAHYLILGAILFAIGIFGIFLNRRNLIILLMSIELVLLAVNMNFVAFSSWFGDTAGQVFVFFILTVAAAEAAIGLAILVLLFRNLNTINVDELDRLKG; this is encoded by the coding sequence ATGACGCTGACGCTGGCCCACTATCTGATCCTTGGGGCGATCCTGTTCGCCATCGGGATCTTCGGCATCTTCCTGAACCGCCGCAACCTGATCATTCTCTTGATGTCCATCGAGCTCGTGCTCCTGGCCGTCAACATGAACTTCGTGGCGTTCTCCAGCTGGTTCGGCGACACCGCCGGCCAGGTGTTCGTGTTCTTCATCCTGACCGTGGCCGCCGCTGAAGCGGCGATCGGCCTGGCCATTTTGGTGCTGCTGTTCCGCAACCTGAACACGATCAACGTTGACGAACTCGATCGCCTGAAGGGCTGA
- the nuoL gene encoding NADH-quinone oxidoreductase subunit L yields the protein MSSSPNLYLLIALAPLAGAILAGLFGTGFLGRPIGRRASHVITILGVLISAIGSVVVLGDVLNGLRFDGAVYTWSLIGQTKLEIGFLIDPLSAMMMVVVTSVSLMVHIYTIGYMADDPGYQRFFSYISLFTFSMLMLVMSNNMVQLFFGWEAVGLVSYLLIGFWYTRPTAIFANMKAFLINRVGDFGFVLGIGLLFAYAGTMHYGEVFAQADKLAAMTLPGSDWMLLTVACICLFIGAMGKSAQVPLHAWLPDSMEGPTPISALIHAATMVTAGIFMVARFSPLFELSDVALSFIIVIGAIGALFLGILGIIQTDIKRVVAYSTLSQLGYMTVALGASAYSVAIFHLMTHAFFKALLFLGAGSVIIGMHHDQDIRNMGGLRKYMPITWITFLLGTLALVGTPFFSGFYSKENIIEAAGHANVWGASFAYYAVLIGVFVTSLYSFRVYFLVFHGKERFDTSDHGHGHDDHAHDDHGHGHDDHGHGHHGGKPHESPWVVTLPLILLAIPSVLVGAWAVDPMLFGKFFNGVITVLPQHPAMHELQEEWHGWVAYGLHAFQTLPFWLVVAGFVIAWYCYLINPKVPAAIKANLSGVNKVLENKYYVDWVNEQIIARGMRALGRGLWQTGDRGIIDGLLVNGSARLVGWVAAVSRHLQSGFIYHYAFAMIIGIMALVTFFVLIPQ from the coding sequence ATGTCTAGCTCACCCAATCTCTACTTGCTCATCGCGCTGGCACCGCTGGCCGGAGCAATTCTCGCGGGCCTTTTCGGCACCGGCTTCCTGGGCCGTCCCATCGGCCGCCGCGCATCCCACGTCATCACCATTCTTGGCGTGCTCATCTCGGCCATCGGTTCGGTGGTGGTGCTGGGCGACGTCCTGAACGGCCTGCGCTTTGACGGCGCGGTCTACACCTGGAGCCTCATCGGCCAGACCAAGCTGGAAATCGGCTTCCTGATCGATCCGCTGTCGGCCATGATGATGGTCGTGGTGACCTCCGTGTCGCTGATGGTGCACATCTACACCATCGGCTACATGGCTGACGACCCCGGCTATCAGCGCTTCTTCTCGTACATCTCGCTGTTCACGTTCTCCATGCTGATGCTGGTGATGTCGAACAACATGGTGCAGCTGTTCTTCGGCTGGGAAGCAGTGGGCCTGGTGTCGTACCTGCTGATCGGTTTCTGGTACACCCGCCCGACGGCCATCTTCGCCAACATGAAGGCATTCCTGATCAACCGCGTTGGTGACTTCGGCTTCGTGCTGGGTATCGGCCTGTTGTTCGCGTACGCCGGCACGATGCACTACGGCGAAGTCTTCGCCCAAGCCGACAAGCTGGCCGCGATGACCCTGCCGGGTTCTGACTGGATGCTGCTGACCGTGGCGTGTATCTGCCTGTTCATCGGCGCCATGGGCAAATCGGCCCAGGTTCCGCTGCACGCCTGGCTGCCTGACTCCATGGAAGGCCCGACCCCGATCTCCGCGCTGATCCACGCCGCCACCATGGTGACGGCCGGTATCTTCATGGTGGCGCGCTTCTCGCCGCTGTTCGAACTGTCGGACGTGGCGCTGTCGTTCATCATCGTGATCGGCGCCATCGGCGCGCTGTTCCTGGGCATCCTGGGCATCATCCAGACGGACATCAAGCGCGTTGTCGCGTACTCCACGCTGTCGCAGCTGGGCTACATGACCGTCGCGCTGGGCGCCTCGGCCTACTCGGTGGCCATTTTCCACCTGATGACCCACGCCTTCTTCAAGGCGCTGCTGTTCCTGGGCGCGGGCTCGGTCATCATCGGCATGCACCACGACCAGGACATCCGCAACATGGGCGGCCTGCGCAAGTACATGCCCATCACCTGGATCACGTTCCTGCTGGGTACGCTGGCCCTGGTTGGCACGCCGTTCTTCTCGGGTTTCTACTCGAAGGAAAACATCATCGAAGCGGCCGGCCACGCCAACGTCTGGGGCGCAAGCTTCGCGTACTACGCCGTGCTGATCGGTGTGTTCGTGACGTCGCTGTACTCGTTCCGCGTGTACTTCCTGGTCTTCCACGGCAAGGAACGCTTTGACACCAGCGACCACGGTCACGGCCACGACGATCATGCCCATGACGACCACGGTCACGGTCACGATGACCACGGCCACGGCCATCATGGCGGCAAGCCGCATGAGTCGCCCTGGGTGGTGACGCTGCCGCTGATCCTGCTGGCGATTCCGTCGGTGCTGGTTGGCGCCTGGGCGGTTGACCCGATGCTGTTCGGCAAGTTCTTCAACGGCGTGATCACGGTGCTGCCGCAGCATCCGGCCATGCACGAACTGCAAGAAGAATGGCACGGCTGGGTTGCCTATGGCCTGCATGCCTTCCAGACCCTGCCGTTCTGGCTGGTCGTGGCTGGTTTCGTCATTGCCTGGTACTGCTACCTGATCAATCCCAAGGTTCCGGCCGCCATCAAGGCCAACCTGTCCGGCGTGAACAAGGTGCTTGAAAACAAGTACTACGTGGACTGGGTCAACGAGCAGATCATCGCTCGCGGCATGCGCGCCCTGGGCCGTGGCCTGTGGCAGACAGGCGACCGTGGCATCATCGATGGCCTGCTGGTCAACGGTAGCGCTCGCCTGGTCGGCTGGGTGGCCGCGGTCAGCCGCCACCTGCAGTCCGGCTTCATCTATCACTACGCGTTCGCGATGATCATCGGCATCATGGCGCTGGTGACTTTCTTTGTGCTGATTCCCCAATGA
- a CDS encoding NADH-quinone oxidoreductase subunit M: MMASEMASNTFPWLTLAIFVPIVFGLLVLAVGRDDRPGLARGLSLAGAVAGFLVTIPLYTGFDNTTAAMQFVEKASWIEAFNVNYHLGIDGISLWFVLLTAFITVIVVLAGWEVITSRVAQYMAAFLILSGLMVGVFAALDGMLFYVFFEATLIPMYIIIGAWGGDNRIYAAFKFFLYTLMGSLLTLIAFIYLWHASGGSFDILTWHQVKLGQTEQILIFVALLAAFAVKVPMWPVHTWLPDVHVEAPTGGSIVLAAIMLKLGAYGFLRFSLPITPDASHSLAGLMITLSLIAVIYIGLVAIIQEDMKKLVAYSSVAHMGFVTLGFFIFNTAGVEGAIVQMISHGFVSGAMFMCIGVLYDRMHSRQIADYGGVVNVMPRFATFFILFSMANSGLPATSGFVGEFMVIMGAVEHNFWIGLLAATALIMGAAYSLWMVKRVVLGDIANDHVRELTDINRREFVILGVMAIAVLYMGIYPKPFTDVMHVSVEALLQHVAVSKL; encoded by the coding sequence ATGATGGCAAGCGAGATGGCATCCAACACTTTCCCCTGGCTCACGCTTGCGATCTTTGTCCCGATCGTATTCGGCCTGCTGGTGCTGGCGGTGGGCCGTGACGACCGTCCCGGTCTGGCGCGCGGCTTGTCGCTGGCTGGCGCCGTTGCCGGTTTCCTCGTCACGATTCCGCTCTACACCGGTTTTGACAACACCACGGCTGCCATGCAGTTCGTGGAAAAGGCCTCGTGGATCGAAGCCTTCAACGTCAACTACCACCTGGGCATCGACGGCATTTCTCTGTGGTTCGTCCTCCTGACCGCGTTCATCACCGTCATCGTGGTGCTGGCCGGCTGGGAAGTCATCACCAGCCGCGTGGCGCAGTACATGGCCGCCTTCCTGATCCTGTCGGGTCTGATGGTGGGCGTGTTCGCCGCGCTGGACGGCATGCTGTTCTACGTGTTCTTCGAAGCCACGCTGATCCCGATGTACATCATCATCGGGGCGTGGGGCGGCGATAACCGTATCTACGCGGCATTCAAGTTCTTCCTTTACACGCTGATGGGTTCCCTGTTGACCCTGATCGCGTTCATCTACCTGTGGCATGCATCGGGTGGTTCGTTCGACATCCTGACCTGGCACCAGGTCAAGCTGGGCCAGACCGAACAGATCCTGATCTTCGTGGCGCTGCTGGCGGCGTTCGCGGTGAAGGTGCCGATGTGGCCGGTGCACACGTGGTTGCCGGACGTGCACGTGGAAGCGCCCACGGGCGGCTCCATCGTGCTGGCCGCAATCATGCTGAAGCTGGGCGCCTATGGCTTCCTGCGCTTCTCGCTGCCGATCACGCCCGATGCCTCGCACAGCTTGGCCGGCCTGATGATCACGCTGTCGCTGATCGCGGTGATCTATATCGGCCTGGTGGCGATCATCCAGGAAGACATGAAGAAGCTGGTGGCTTATTCGTCGGTGGCCCACATGGGTTTCGTGACGCTGGGCTTCTTCATCTTCAACACGGCCGGCGTCGAAGGCGCCATCGTGCAGATGATTTCCCACGGCTTCGTGTCGGGCGCCATGTTCATGTGTATCGGCGTCTTGTACGACCGCATGCACTCGCGCCAGATCGCCGATTACGGTGGTGTGGTCAACGTGATGCCGCGTTTCGCCACGTTCTTCATCCTGTTCTCGATGGCCAACAGCGGCCTGCCGGCCACCAGCGGTTTCGTCGGCGAGTTCATGGTGATCATGGGCGCGGTCGAGCACAACTTCTGGATCGGCCTGTTGGCGGCTACCGCCCTGATCATGGGTGCTGCGTATTCGCTGTGGATGGTCAAGCGTGTGGTCCTGGGCGACATCGCCAATGACCACGTCCGCGAGCTGACCGATATCAACCGCCGCGAATTTGTGATTCTTGGCGTGATGGCGATCGCCGTGTTGTACATGGGGATCTATCCCAAGCCCTTTACCGACGTCATGCACGTATCGGTCGAGGCCCTGCTGCAACACGTTGCCGTCTCGAAACTGTAA
- the nuoN gene encoding NADH-quinone oxidoreductase subunit NuoN gives MMQSQIDFALAAPEILLLVSGLAILLVDAVSNHPERKPTFLLTLLVLGALTVVSAVQWMNGVAGATFHGLYVTDELSHLLKIASYIAVGATLVYGRVYAQVRDMLKGGELYVLTLFALLGQMVMISSGNLISIYLGLELMSLALYALIALRRDDVVATEAAMKYFVLGALASGFLLYGMSMVYGATGHLDLAEVSKVIAAGQAEKMALVFGIVFLVSGLAFKLGAVPFHMWVPDVYQGSPTAVTLILGGAPKLAAFAITLRLLVDGLHGLAADWQPMLMILAVLSLAIGNLTAIAQTNFKRMLAYSTISHMGFVLLGLMSGAVDGKPELSSAAYGASLFYMLTYVLTTLASFGIVLLLSRQGFECEHIDDLKGLNRRSPWHAFIVLLLMFSLAGIPPLVGFYAKLAVLQALISAGHVTLAVVAVLFSLIGAFYYLRVVKVVYFDEPVADVAPIVATCGQRGLLSINGAMMLVLGLLPGGLMALCVQAIRSSLSL, from the coding sequence ATGATGCAATCCCAAATCGATTTCGCCCTGGCGGCGCCGGAAATCCTTCTGCTGGTTTCCGGCCTGGCTATCCTGCTCGTCGACGCGGTCAGCAATCACCCCGAGCGCAAGCCGACGTTTCTGCTGACCCTGCTGGTGTTGGGCGCGCTGACCGTCGTGTCGGCCGTCCAATGGATGAACGGCGTTGCGGGCGCGACCTTCCACGGTCTGTACGTCACCGACGAACTGTCGCACCTGCTGAAGATCGCGTCCTACATTGCCGTGGGCGCCACGCTGGTCTATGGCCGTGTCTATGCGCAAGTGCGTGACATGCTCAAGGGCGGCGAGCTCTACGTCCTGACGCTGTTCGCGCTGCTGGGCCAGATGGTCATGATTTCCTCCGGGAACCTGATCTCCATCTACCTGGGCCTGGAACTGATGTCGCTGGCGCTGTACGCGCTGATCGCGCTGCGCCGCGATGACGTCGTCGCCACCGAAGCCGCCATGAAGTACTTCGTGCTGGGCGCGTTGGCCTCGGGCTTCCTGCTGTACGGCATGTCGATGGTCTACGGCGCCACGGGTCACCTGGACCTGGCTGAAGTGTCCAAGGTCATCGCCGCCGGCCAAGCCGAGAAGATGGCGCTGGTCTTCGGCATCGTGTTCCTGGTGTCGGGCCTGGCGTTCAAGCTGGGCGCCGTGCCGTTCCACATGTGGGTGCCGGACGTCTACCAAGGTTCGCCGACTGCCGTCACGCTGATCCTGGGCGGCGCGCCCAAGCTGGCCGCCTTCGCCATCACCCTGCGCCTGCTGGTGGATGGCCTGCATGGCCTGGCCGCCGACTGGCAGCCGATGCTGATGATCCTGGCGGTGCTGTCGCTGGCGATCGGTAACCTGACCGCCATCGCGCAGACCAACTTCAAGCGCATGCTGGCGTATTCGACCATCTCGCACATGGGCTTCGTGCTGCTGGGCCTGATGTCGGGTGCGGTGGATGGCAAACCGGAACTGTCGTCGGCCGCCTATGGCGCGTCGCTGTTCTACATGCTGACCTACGTGCTGACCACGCTGGCCAGCTTCGGCATCGTGTTGCTGCTGTCGCGTCAGGGTTTCGAGTGCGAGCACATCGACGATCTGAAGGGCCTGAACCGCCGCAGCCCGTGGCATGCCTTCATCGTGCTGCTGCTGATGTTCTCGCTGGCCGGCATTCCGCCGCTGGTGGGCTTCTACGCCAAGCTGGCCGTGCTGCAAGCGCTGATCAGCGCGGGCCACGTGACGCTGGCGGTGGTGGCGGTGCTGTTCTCGCTGATCGGTGCGTTCTACTACCTGCGTGTCGTCAAGGTCGTTTACTTCGATGAGCCGGTGGCTGATGTGGCCCCGATCGTCGCGACCTGCGGCCAACGCGGTCTGCTGTCGATCAACGGCGCCATGATGCTGGTGCTGGGCTTGTTGCCCGGTGGCCTGATGGCACTGTGCGTACAGGCCATCCGGTCGTCGCTGAGCCTGTAA
- a CDS encoding DUF2818 family protein translates to MNQTLAVWLLIALALVSANLPFLTERVFAVLPWKQGGAVAVKPFWMRLVEVLVFYAIVGALGFAFESTLGNRFAQTWEFYAITLSLYLVLAYPGFVYRYLFKRHPRLRV, encoded by the coding sequence ATGAACCAGACGCTGGCGGTATGGCTGTTGATCGCGCTGGCGCTGGTCAGCGCCAACCTGCCGTTCCTGACCGAACGGGTGTTTGCCGTCTTGCCCTGGAAGCAGGGTGGGGCGGTGGCGGTCAAGCCGTTCTGGATGCGTCTGGTTGAAGTGCTGGTGTTTTACGCCATCGTCGGCGCGTTGGGTTTTGCCTTCGAGTCCACGCTGGGCAATCGGTTTGCCCAGACGTGGGAGTTCTACGCCATTACCCTCAGCCTGTATCTGGTGCTGGCCTATCCGGGCTTCGTGTATCGCTATTTATTCAAGCGTCACCCTCGCTTGCGGGTGTAA